The Rhizobium indicum genome has a segment encoding these proteins:
- a CDS encoding IS91 family transposase, translating into MVAGLEVADIFRRHGEDYRQSHDTHLGRVERRVMSAVEMCRTARLGGHVQQCQDCEALRIAYNSCRNRHCPKCQGQASRDWLAARQADLLPVGYFHVVFTVPEAIAAIAFQNKQTVYAILFRAVAETLRRLAADPRHLGAELGFIAVLHSWGQNLHYHPHIHCIVPGGGLSFDQTRWVACRKNFFLPVRVLSRLFRRLFLEHLKQAHDEGQLQFFGGIASLADPAAFTRMVKEVRRVNWVVYAKPPFAGPRQVLAYLGRYTHRIAISNSRLVSMEGDQVTFRWRDYRTSGRQKLMTLDAHEFIRRFLLHTVPDGFHRIRHFGLLANGHRQQKLEACRNLLNVPQPEEPVEDLDTVEAPPFAHRCPCCGGRMNILGIWRPRQPACRPAWNDSS; encoded by the coding sequence ATGGTGGCGGGATTGGAGGTGGCGGACATCTTTCGCCGCCACGGGGAAGACTATCGCCAATCGCATGACACGCATCTCGGGCGGGTGGAGCGCCGGGTGATGAGCGCTGTCGAGATGTGTCGGACCGCCCGGCTGGGCGGCCATGTCCAGCAATGCCAGGATTGTGAGGCGCTCCGCATCGCTTACAATTCCTGCCGCAACCGGCATTGCCCGAAGTGTCAGGGACAGGCCAGCCGCGATTGGCTTGCCGCCCGGCAGGCTGACCTCTTACCCGTCGGCTATTTCCACGTCGTCTTCACCGTGCCGGAAGCGATCGCCGCGATAGCCTTCCAGAACAAGCAGACGGTCTATGCTATCCTGTTTCGCGCCGTCGCCGAGACACTCCGCAGACTTGCCGCTGACCCCAGACATCTGGGTGCTGAACTCGGCTTCATCGCCGTGCTGCATTCCTGGGGGCAGAACCTCCATTATCACCCACACATCCACTGCATCGTGCCGGGTGGCGGATTGTCGTTCGATCAAACCCGCTGGGTGGCTTGTCGGAAGAACTTCTTCCTGCCGGTGCGAGTGCTGTCGCGCCTGTTCCGGCGACTGTTCCTCGAGCATCTGAAGCAGGCTCATGACGAAGGCCAGCTTCAGTTCTTCGGCGGCATCGCGAGCCTAGCCGATCCAGCCGCATTCACTCGCATGGTCAAAGAAGTGCGGCGCGTCAATTGGGTCGTCTATGCCAAACCACCCTTTGCCGGCCCCCGACAGGTGTTGGCCTATCTCGGCCGCTATACCCATCGTATCGCCATCTCCAATTCCCGCCTCGTCAGCATGGAGGGTGATCAAGTCACTTTCCGCTGGAGGGATTATCGAACGAGTGGCAGGCAGAAGCTGATGACGCTCGATGCCCACGAGTTCATTCGTCGCTTCCTGCTGCATACGGTTCCGGACGGCTTCCATCGCATCCGTCACTTTGGCTTGCTTGCCAACGGACATCGGCAGCAGAAGCTGGAGGCATGCCGCAATCTCCTCAATGTCCCGCAACCGGAAGAGCCGGTCGAAGACCTGGATACGGTCGAGGCCCCACCGTTTGCACACCGCTGTCCCTGTTGCGGCGGAAGGATGAACATCCTCGGCATCTGGAGGCCGCGTCAACCAGCTTGTCGGCCAGCATGGAACGATAGCTCATGA
- a CDS encoding IS66 family transposase → MTKRRLPMVEHADTLSLKALRELVTGLVARADRAEIRIEALEADNRKLREENDQLRIENTRLKVDNQLLRDEIARLKNLPPRPPFRPSGMEQATSDKAVAGSRKPARRRGPKGDTGSATRQEVLPARAPPGSRFKGYKDCVVRDLVVRTDVVRYRRECWVTPEGRTIIAPLPAGIKGGYGASLRRFCLMLHSHGQVTTQRLTTLLNDVGVEITASSLAMIATKRQVIRFLTERLDGFHAEDAAVLHAGLVSAPFVTVDDTGARHANRNFHTTQIGGEQFTAFRTTPSKSRLNFLALLRGNYQDYVLNDAAFTFLETRQVDPALLARLKTCEPRRFANQVPFLEYLAANGIDIFDKDIIRPFAEAGIWGAIRHHGLVGNAVIVSDDAGQFRVGTHALCWVHAERLLHKLMPATPGQVKHVETLRELVWHFYKTLKAYQRRPDPRAARGLQARFDRIFSLRTGYGDLDKLLFRLGRRKAELLRVLERPETPLHTNASERDLRGLVIKRKISGGTVSRNGRQARDSMLGLMKTCQKLGLSFWHYLGDRLGINDEDHAVAPLASMVAARA, encoded by the coding sequence ATGACGAAGCGCCGCCTCCCCATGGTCGAGCATGCCGATACGCTGTCGCTGAAGGCGCTGCGGGAATTGGTGACGGGACTTGTGGCGCGGGCCGATCGGGCAGAAATCCGGATTGAGGCGCTTGAGGCTGACAACCGAAAGCTTCGAGAAGAAAACGATCAGCTGAGGATCGAGAACACCCGGCTGAAGGTCGACAACCAGCTTCTGCGCGACGAGATTGCGCGGCTTAAAAACCTGCCGCCACGCCCACCGTTCAGGCCATCGGGCATGGAGCAGGCAACGAGCGACAAGGCGGTTGCCGGCAGCCGAAAGCCTGCGCGGCGTCGCGGGCCGAAGGGCGACACGGGGAGCGCCACGCGCCAAGAGGTGCTGCCTGCCAGAGCCCCACCTGGATCGCGGTTTAAAGGCTACAAGGATTGCGTGGTCCGGGATCTGGTTGTGCGGACCGACGTGGTGCGGTATCGCCGCGAATGCTGGGTGACACCGGAAGGACGCACGATCATTGCGCCGCTGCCAGCAGGGATAAAGGGCGGCTACGGCGCCAGTCTGCGTCGCTTCTGCCTGATGCTTCATAGCCATGGGCAGGTCACAACGCAGCGATTGACGACCTTGCTGAACGATGTCGGTGTCGAAATTACAGCGTCATCGCTAGCGATGATCGCGACCAAACGCCAGGTCATCCGGTTTTTGACAGAGCGGCTGGATGGCTTTCATGCAGAGGATGCCGCCGTGCTGCATGCCGGCCTGGTCTCGGCTCCCTTTGTCACGGTCGACGATACAGGTGCCCGCCATGCCAATCGCAATTTCCATACGACACAGATCGGAGGCGAACAGTTCACCGCCTTCCGCACGACGCCGTCGAAGTCGCGGCTGAACTTTCTGGCCCTGCTGCGCGGCAACTATCAGGACTATGTTCTCAACGATGCCGCCTTCACCTTTCTGGAAACCCGTCAGGTGGACCCCGCCCTTCTGGCGCGGTTGAAGACATGTGAACCGCGGCGGTTTGCCAATCAGGTTCCGTTTCTCGAGTATCTGGCCGCCAATGGTATCGACATCTTCGACAAGGACATAATCCGCCCGTTTGCCGAGGCCGGCATCTGGGGCGCCATCCGCCATCACGGTCTGGTCGGCAATGCGGTGATCGTATCCGACGATGCCGGACAATTCCGCGTCGGCACCCATGCGCTGTGCTGGGTCCACGCCGAGCGGTTGCTGCACAAGTTGATGCCGGCGACGCCCGGCCAAGTGAAACACGTCGAAACCCTGCGCGAGCTTGTCTGGCACTTTTACAAGACCCTGAAAGCCTATCAGCGAAGACCTGATCCCCGTGCAGCCCGGGGCCTTCAGGCTCGGTTCGATCGGATCTTTTCGCTGCGCACCGGTTATGGCGACCTCGACAAACTGCTGTTTCGACTGGGTCGCCGCAAGGCCGAACTGCTGCGGGTTCTGGAGCGGCCTGAAACCCCGCTCCATACCAATGCGTCGGAAAGAGATCTGCGCGGACTTGTCATCAAGCGAAAGATTTCCGGCGGCACGGTCAGTCGCAACGGTCGGCAGGCGCGTGACAGCATGCTCGGCCTGATGAAGACCTGCCAAAAGCTCGGCCTTTCGTTCTGGCACTATCTCGGCGATCGGCTGGGGATCAATGACGAAGATCATGCTGTTGCACCCCTCGCCTCGATGGTTGCAGCACGCGCCTGA